One genomic region from Pristiophorus japonicus isolate sPriJap1 chromosome 27, sPriJap1.hap1, whole genome shotgun sequence encodes:
- the fosl1a gene encoding fos-related antigen 1a, whose amino-acid sequence MYPGNYRGAGHYSGSPGSRNTQKYGVPPCGVGPQVPSLTTITSSQDLQWMVQPTVITASASGLYPRAYPYPHLGPAYAPGSSGLSRPGVIRTAAPALGGRRRKEEVLSPEEEERKRLRRERNKVAAAKCRNRRRELTDWLQAETDQLEDEKSGLQKEIAELQKEKEKLEFVLEAHQPICKMADDHREPSSSGTTGCRATKPKASSASFKPRPPKVSISPVPELESGALHTPTLPRTPSVTPFTASLAFTYPSLAAYELPEPSSGPSASGMAIFSPPEPCAAAHRRSSSSGDQSSDSLNSPTLVSL is encoded by the exons ATGTACCCAGGGAATTACAGAGGAGCTGGACATTATAGTGGATCTCCAGGGTCCAGGAACACACAG AAGTACGGCGTGCCGCCCTGCGGGGTAGGACCCCAGGTGCCCTCGCTCACCACCATCACCAGCAGCCAGGACCTTCAGTGGATGGTCCAGCCCACGGTGATCACGGCCTCAGCCTCTGGCCTCTACCCCCGGGCCTACCCTTACCCGCACCTGGGCCCGGCCTACGCGCCCGGATCCTCGGGCCTGTCGAGGCCCGGGGTCATCAGGACCGCCGCGCCCGCCCTCGGAggcaggaggaggaaggaggaagtg CTGTCGCccgaggaggaggagaggaaacgACTCCGTCGAGAGAGGAACAAAGTGGCAGCGGCCAAATGCCGCAACAGGCGGAGGGAGCTCACCGATTGGCTGCAAGCG GAGACCGACCAACTGGAGGACGAGAAGTCGGGGCTCCAGAAGGAGATTGCGGAGTTACAGAAGGAAAAGGAGAAGTTGGAGTTTGTGCTGGAGGCACACCAGCCCATTTGCAAGATGGCCGACGACCATCGTGAGCCCTCGTCGTCGGGGACGACTGGTTGCCGGGCGACGAAGCCTAAGGCCTCCTCAGCCTCCTTCAAGCCCAGGCCGCCGAAGGTCTCCATCAGTCCAGTGCCCGAACTGGAATCTGGGGCCCTGCACACGCCGACACTGCCCCGCACCCCCTCTGTCACCCCCTTCACCGCCAGCCTGGCCTTCACCTACCCTAGCCTGGCGGCCTACGAGCTGCCGGAACCTTCCTCCGGGCCCTCCGCCTCGGGCATGGCCATCTTCTCGCCGCCCGAGCCCTGTGCGGCCGCCCATCGCCGTAGCAGCAGCAGCGGCGACCAATCGTCGGACTCGCTGAACTCCCCCACCCTGGTCAGCCTGTAG